The genomic region CGGTGATCCGGCCGGAGACCTGGCTGACGATCTCGGCATCGGCCTTGTCGGTCTCCATCTCGGCGACCGGCTCGTCCTCCGTGACGAGGTCGCCCACCTTCTTCAGCCACACCACGAGGTGCGCCTCGTCCATCGTGACGCCCCACTTCGGGACCACAATCTCCATCAGGCCGTCTCCCTGTCGAGCATCTGGCGCACGGTGGCGACCAGCTGGTTGGCGTCGTTGTAGTAGTCCGCCTCGAGGCCGGGCGGGAAAGGGGCCGGCGCGAACGGCGGGCTCAGGAGTGCCGCCCCGGCCCGCAACGAGCCGAACCCCTCGGTCGCGGCGACCCGGATGACCTCCGAGCCGACGCTGCAGGGCCCGTGCGCGTCCTGGATGACCGCCAGGTGCCCCGTCTTGGCCAGCGAGGCGAGCAGCCGCGGCTTGTCCAGAGGACTGAGCGTCCGCAGGTCCAGGACCTCGGCGTCGATGCCGTCGGCCTCCAGTAGCTCCGCGGCAGCCATGGCCCTCGCCACGGTTCCGCCCCAGCACACCAGGGTGACGTCGCTGCCTTCACGACGGACCAGTGCTTCGCCGATCGGCACCAGATGGTCCGGGTCGTCCGGCACCTCGCCCCGGACACCCCACTGGCTCATGCTCTCGATCACCACGACGGGGTCGTCGTCACGGATCGCCGACTTCAGCAGGCCACGGGCATCCGCCGGCGTGGCCCCCCAGACGACCTTCAACCCCGGGACCGACACCAGCCAGCTCTCGAGGCTCTGCGAGTGCTGCGGCCCGTTGCCCCGCTGTGCCCCGCACAGCGTCCGGAGAGTCATCGGGACGCTGTAGCTGCCCGAGGACATGTACGACATCTTCGCGGCCTGGTTGACCAGGGCATCCATGGCGAGCGTGATGAAGTCGAAGTACATGATCTCGGCAACCGGACGCAGGCCGGACATCGCCGACCCCACCGCCATGCCGCCGATGATCGCCTCGCTGATGGGCGTGTCCCGGACGCGCCATTCGCCGAACTTGTCCTGCAGTCCCCGTGTCGCCCCGTAGGGCCCCCCGGCAGCGCCGACGTCCTCGCCGAAGATGTGCACGAGCTCGTCGCGTTCCAGCTCCTCGCGCAGCGCGTTGTTCACTGCCTGCCAGTACTTCAGCTCGCTCATCGCGCTCGCTCCGTCGCGACGTCGGCTGCCTCGAAACCGGTCGGGTCGCGGTAGACGTCGGCGAGGATCGCCGACGTCTCGGGGTGCGCGTCGGCCTCGGCCCAGCGCACCGCGGCGTCGACGAGTTCCCGCGCCTCCGCTGTCGCCGCCTCCAGATCGGCGGCCAGCGCGCTGTCGTCGGACACCTCGGCCATCAGCCGCACCAGGGGGTCCTTCTCCCGCCACGCGGCCACCTCGGACTTCTCCCGGTACCGCTGCGGGTCCCCCTCGAAATGTCCGTGCCAGCGATAGGTCCTGCACTCGATCAGGGTGGGACCCTCACCGGCGCGGGCCCGGGCGACGGCCTCCTCGGCCGTGGCACGGACGGCCAGGACGTCGTTGCCGTCCACCTGCACCCCGGCCATCCGGTACGGCGCCGCGAAGTCGACGACGTCCTGCGCCGACAGATGGACCGACACCGGGCTGAGCTCCGCGTAACCGTTGTTCTCGCAGACGAAGATCACCGGCAGCTTCCACAGCGCCGCGATGTTCATCGATTCGTGGAAGGCGCCCTCGGCCACTGCGCCCTCCCCGAAGAAGGCGACCGCGACCTGGGTCGTGCCCCGGGCCCGAGCGGAGAAGGCCCCCCCGACAGCGATGGGGATGCCTGCTCCCACGATCGCGTTGGCCCCGAGGATGCCGAGCTTGGGATCAGCGATGTGCATGGAACCGGAGCGGCCGCCGCAGTACCCGCCGCTGCGGCCGAAGAGCTCGGCCATCATCGGCTCCATGCCGCCGCCCTTGGCGATGCAGTGCCCGTGCCCCCGGTGCGTGGAGGTGATGAAGTCGTCGGGCTCCAAGGCGTCACAGATGCCGGCGGCCACGCCCTCCTGGCCGATCGACAGGTGAACCGATCCAGGGAGCTTTCCCGAGGCCATCAGTCGCGACGCCGTGGTCTCGAACTGCCGGATCAGTGCCATGGTGCGGTAGAGCCGCCGGACGGTCTCGCCGTCGTGGCGTACGGCAGATGCGGTCGCAGGTGTGCTCACGCGGACTCTCCCTGCGTCAGGGGAAACCCGATGACGGCCCATCCGGGCGCGCAGAGTTTCCCGTCCTGGTTGTGCTCGAACAGCTCGCACTCGACGACGCCGAACCCGTCCTCGGTACGCGTGGCGGTGACCCGCCCGTCGCACGTCAGCACGTCGCCCGGGACGGCGAGATGCCGGTTCTCCCACCGGAAGCGGCGCAGCCGCGCCCCGGGGCCGGCCCAGTCGAGGGCCGCCTGGATCAGGAAGGCCCCGTGCAGATGGGACTGGACGAGGACGGCCGGATAGCCCTCGCTCCGGGCATAGGCGTCGTCGTAGTGGATGAGGTGGGCGTTCCAGGTGACGGCGCTGTAGCGGAAGAGTTGGAGGCCGGTCGGCCGCTTCACCAGCGCGGGGATGGCCTGGCCGACGGTGATGTCGGCGAATCGGGGGGGCGTGGTCTGGGTCGCCATGGAACTCCTCATCGGGCGATGAACGACTCGCGGCAGGTGAGGACCTCTCGGCCCTCACCGTCGACGTAGCGCCGGAGGACCCGCACCAGGAGCAACGTCCCGCTGCGGCCCTGCTTCAGGTCGACGCCGTCCAGGCTGATGTGGGCGACGATGTCCATGCCGTCGACCACGTCGTGATGCAGCTCGATGTCCTGGCCGGCGCCCATCAGCCGCAGCCCCTCGAGCGGCAACCCGACGGTCTCGCTCTTGCCGGTCCCGTCCGGCCGAAGGTCCTCCTCGGCCGGCCCGGGCTCCCATCCCATGACCCCGGACAGGAACAGCGGGGGTGCCACGGCCTCGGGGAAACCCTCGGCGCGCGCAGCGTCGTCGTCCACGTAGCGCGGGCTGACGTCCCCGCAGGCGTACGCGAACCGCTGGAACTCCTTCTTCGACATCCGCCCCAGCGGCAGCTGGTGCACCTGACCGACGACCGCCTTGGCGCGCTCGTACGTCTGCTCGAAGAGGTCGCCGCTCATGATCCGGCCCCGCTCTCCGCGCTCCACTGACGCAGGACCTTCTTCTCGATCTTGCCGATCGAGGTCTTCGGCAGACCGTCGATGATCTCCACGACGGTCGGCACCTT from Blastococcus colisei harbors:
- a CDS encoding thiamine pyrophosphate-dependent dehydrogenase E1 component subunit alpha, with the protein product MSTPATASAVRHDGETVRRLYRTMALIRQFETTASRLMASGKLPGSVHLSIGQEGVAAGICDALEPDDFITSTHRGHGHCIAKGGGMEPMMAELFGRSGGYCGGRSGSMHIADPKLGILGANAIVGAGIPIAVGGAFSARARGTTQVAVAFFGEGAVAEGAFHESMNIAALWKLPVIFVCENNGYAELSPVSVHLSAQDVVDFAAPYRMAGVQVDGNDVLAVRATAEEAVARARAGEGPTLIECRTYRWHGHFEGDPQRYREKSEVAAWREKDPLVRLMAEVSDDSALAADLEAATAEARELVDAAVRWAEADAHPETSAILADVYRDPTGFEAADVATERAR
- a CDS encoding FAS1-like dehydratase domain-containing protein — translated: MSGDLFEQTYERAKAVVGQVHQLPLGRMSKKEFQRFAYACGDVSPRYVDDDAARAEGFPEAVAPPLFLSGVMGWEPGPAEEDLRPDGTGKSETVGLPLEGLRLMGAGQDIELHHDVVDGMDIVAHISLDGVDLKQGRSGTLLLVRVLRRYVDGEGREVLTCRESFIAR
- a CDS encoding biotin/lipoyl-containing protein encodes the protein MEIVVPKWGVTMDEAHLVVWLKKVGDLVTEDEPVAEMETDKADAEIVSQVSGRITELLVEEGAQVEAGQVIARVEATSGDPT
- a CDS encoding MaoC family dehydratase N-terminal domain-containing protein, translated to MATQTTPPRFADITVGQAIPALVKRPTGLQLFRYSAVTWNAHLIHYDDAYARSEGYPAVLVQSHLHGAFLIQAALDWAGPGARLRRFRWENRHLAVPGDVLTCDGRVTATRTEDGFGVVECELFEHNQDGKLCAPGWAVIGFPLTQGESA
- a CDS encoding alpha-ketoacid dehydrogenase subunit beta gives rise to the protein MSELKYWQAVNNALREELERDELVHIFGEDVGAAGGPYGATRGLQDKFGEWRVRDTPISEAIIGGMAVGSAMSGLRPVAEIMYFDFITLAMDALVNQAAKMSYMSSGSYSVPMTLRTLCGAQRGNGPQHSQSLESWLVSVPGLKVVWGATPADARGLLKSAIRDDDPVVVIESMSQWGVRGEVPDDPDHLVPIGEALVRREGSDVTLVCWGGTVARAMAAAELLEADGIDAEVLDLRTLSPLDKPRLLASLAKTGHLAVIQDAHGPCSVGSEVIRVAATEGFGSLRAGAALLSPPFAPAPFPPGLEADYYNDANQLVATVRQMLDRETA